A genomic segment from Candidatus Dependentiae bacterium encodes:
- a CDS encoding histidine--tRNA ligase: MFNRVKGTQDFLDLTLFNFFLSSLKKHLGTYNFTEIKTPILEPTDLFKRSLGTETDVVTKEMYTVNTGSDSESICLRPENTAAIVRAFVNNGIQVTPWKVFEWGAIFRHERPQKGRYREFHQVSIEIIGSNSVSQDAHFIKMLDRFFAEVLQIDTIALLINFLGCAQDRINFKNVLHDFLSSVEQGICATCTERKEKNVMRVYDCKNPQCQELYTQAPALADYLCPACSQEWITLKHTLEALSVSYSYAPRLVRGLDYYGKTVFEFVSVSLGAQNAVCGGGRYNQLVKDIGSKEDHPSIGVGIGIERVLLLLENQKEKLALSSLPPLHVIIPFEQEQYASALLLADELQANNLRTDILLEDESVKSMMRKANKLDAQYVLLIGPDEQAQQVVTVKNMSASTEQRIAHKDLVSYLLAAHKA; this comes from the coding sequence ATGTTTAATCGTGTTAAGGGTACTCAAGACTTTTTAGACTTAACTCTTTTTAATTTTTTTCTTTCTTCTTTAAAAAAACATTTAGGTACCTATAATTTTACCGAAATCAAAACACCTATTTTAGAACCAACAGATCTTTTTAAGCGTTCTTTGGGTACTGAAACGGATGTTGTTACTAAAGAAATGTATACCGTCAATACTGGCTCAGATAGTGAATCTATTTGTTTACGACCAGAAAACACAGCAGCTATTGTGCGAGCTTTTGTTAATAATGGTATACAAGTTACTCCGTGGAAAGTCTTTGAGTGGGGTGCTATCTTTCGTCATGAACGCCCTCAAAAAGGACGTTATCGTGAATTTCATCAAGTAAGTATCGAAATTATTGGCTCCAACTCAGTCAGTCAAGATGCTCATTTTATTAAAATGTTAGATAGGTTTTTTGCCGAAGTTCTTCAAATTGATACTATAGCGCTCTTGATTAACTTTCTAGGCTGCGCTCAAGATAGGATTAATTTTAAAAATGTATTACATGACTTTTTAAGCTCCGTTGAGCAGGGCATCTGTGCAACATGCACTGAGCGTAAAGAAAAAAATGTTATGCGTGTGTACGATTGCAAAAATCCTCAGTGCCAAGAGTTGTATACACAAGCTCCTGCTTTAGCTGATTATCTGTGTCCTGCATGCAGCCAAGAATGGATAACGCTCAAGCATACTCTTGAAGCACTTTCAGTATCCTATTCGTATGCACCTCGTTTAGTGCGTGGGCTTGATTATTATGGTAAAACAGTGTTTGAATTTGTGAGCGTTTCTCTGGGGGCCCAGAATGCTGTTTGTGGCGGTGGTCGTTACAATCAATTAGTTAAAGATATTGGTAGCAAAGAGGATCACCCATCAATAGGCGTAGGTATTGGCATTGAGCGGGTACTCTTACTGTTAGAAAATCAAAAAGAAAAACTTGCTCTTTCTAGCTTGCCACCATTGCATGTTATTATACCCTTTGAGCAAGAGCAATATGCGAGCGCTTTATTGCTTGCCGATGAACTACAAGCAAATAATTTAAGAACTGATATATTGCTTGAAGATGAATCAGTTAAAAGCATGATGCGTAAAGCAAACAAGCTTGATGCTCAGTACGTATTGTTAATTGGCCCAGATGAACAAGCCCAACAAGTGGTAACAGTAAAAAACATGAGTGCAAGCACCGAGCAGCGCATTGCCCATAAAGATTTAGTAAGCTATTTGCTGGCAGCTCATAAAGCTTAA
- a CDS encoding CDP-archaeol synthase — MTELTKRIYTSLILLPLTLSLLLYGPQWSINSVVLGLLVVIILTEWPKLFSYKSITFWTLMPLYPVAPFLAFLVITHVSRMLALYMVLTVIAHDVGSYIAGKLFGKHTIIPTVSPGKTWEGFAGGYCATFLVTVSFFYTQNYYKNYTTLALLAALISSTALAGDLFESYIKRRAGLKDSGVLLPGHGGLLDRLDALMFVAVLFYFLRHPLLDLLTR, encoded by the coding sequence ATGACCGAACTTACAAAAAGAATTTACACTTCTCTTATTTTGTTGCCGTTAACCTTAAGTTTACTCCTCTATGGGCCACAGTGGTCTATTAACAGTGTAGTACTTGGCCTACTTGTAGTTATTATACTTACTGAGTGGCCAAAGTTATTTTCATATAAGAGCATTACTTTTTGGACGCTTATGCCATTGTATCCTGTTGCGCCTTTTTTAGCATTTCTTGTTATTACTCACGTATCACGAATGCTTGCCCTTTATATGGTACTTACGGTAATTGCTCATGATGTAGGATCTTACATAGCGGGCAAGTTATTTGGCAAACATACTATTATACCCACAGTCAGCCCTGGTAAAACTTGGGAAGGGTTTGCAGGGGGTTACTGTGCAACTTTCTTAGTAACTGTAAGCTTTTTTTATACACAAAATTATTACAAAAATTATACCACTTTAGCTCTACTGGCAGCACTTATCTCTAGCACTGCTCTAGCAGGAGATTTATTTGAATCTTATATAAAGCGCCGAGCAGGACTTAAAGACTCAGGAGTCCTGCTGCCAGGGCATGGTGGCTTGCTTGACAGGCTAGATGCACTTATGTTTGTAGCAGTTCTGTTTTATTTTTTACGCCATCCATTACTAGATTTATTAACGCGCTAA